In one window of Vanrija pseudolonga chromosome 5, complete sequence DNA:
- the RMD8 gene encoding Sporulation protein RMD8: protein MSRPNQGQSRPLGATKPKSTALSNAVPSNAARRSAGTVPGLARAASTLRQLGSSPGQHSSSLASIPAHLRNLSAPKIPSPLGKGTPARNIKLSLPARTSKTTEKHVFLPEDPQLAPLPRTASDINLALARSGRPRSYSAGSGGPPSSSHRASQSYTTPLGQDERSDAEKMTKREREENSLPRLTAYSTADGYRLRLLQAFLKREHGVGVVRVFDDCIYAVYNLPLLPGYGATTRIRSSPAVKSPGGVSLLERMTQAEDLGYNDEYFPVQDEDAADGEDYRAPHDPSEYILSSSPPNQSQILEPGMEDTLERAEEHVNNEDHPNHPEDHDGPIIVDHGDGPHFDREGPQLLEQQEELEEEHREREEESERRLLHSESEPHHTRHVHVPGTHMSSTHPGYLEHVPSSALTPSELEDPPAGHVDYAPQQAVSRSQRKRYPSPPRRRRKSYSSQNVAEAVFFSYGVSVFFGFTAGEERTIMSDCEAAGAWQHGLAEDDWEVEEFHFVYDRDAESPRIYNDMFTFKSRSHLFKLSLAHAIAQSTKLSVYESVMQESLALTSSFPKELAVTGHLQMNRIDALKMTGRLFRLRMDVNLIGGILDTPELFWSEASLYPLYEAINQYLEIGPRVQVLNDRLSVVGDLLEIIHEYIDQRAVHRITWIIIWLILIACIVQVGEVVARLVFHGIEASAVKSLFVVRGVRAALGK, encoded by the exons ATGTCGAGGCCAAATCAAGGCCAGTCTCGCCCTCTCGGCGCTACAAAACCAAAATCCACGGCACTCTCAAATGCCGTGCCATCAAACGCAGCAAGACGCAGCGCCGGCACTGTCCCAGGTCTGGCCCGCGCAGCATCAACTCTgcgccagctcggctcgtcgccgggcCAGCACAGCTCATCGCTCGCGTCCATCCCGGCGCACCTCCGCAACCTCTCGGCGCCAAAGATACCCTCAccgctcggcaagggcacGCCCGCACGCAACATCAAGCTCAGCCTTCCGGCGCGTACTTCAAAGACGACGGAGAAGCACGTTTTCCTCCCCGAAGACCCGCAACTTGCGCCCCTGCCCCGTACCGCAAGTGATATCAACCTTGCACTTGCACGCTCGGGAAGACCTCGCAGTTACTCTGCTGGCTCTGGcggcccgccgtcgtcgagccaccGCGCATCGCAGAGCTACACTACGCCCCTTGGCCAGGACGAACGCTCCGACGCGGAGAAGATGACAAAACGAGAGCGCGAGGAGAACAGCCTGCCCCGCTTGACGGCTTACAGCACTGCCGATGGCTACCGTCTTCGCTTGCTGCAGGCTTTCTTGAAGCGCGAGCATGGTGttggcgtcgtgcgcgtgtTTGATGACTGCATCTACGCT GTGTACAACCTTCCTTTGCTTCCTGGCTACGGCGCGACAACTCGGATTCGTTCATCGCCTGCTGTCAAGTCCCCGGGCGGCGTGTCGCTGCTTGAGCGCATGACGCAGGCCGAGGATCTGGGCTACAACGACGAGTACTTCCCCGTCCAAGATGAGGACGCGGCCGATGGAGAAGACTACCGCGCCCCGCACGACCCTTCGGAGTACATTCTGAGCTCGTCTCCACCTAACCAGTCTCAAATCCTGGAGCCGGGAATGGAGGACACGCTCGAGAGGGCTGAAGAGCACGTGAATAACGAGGACCACCCGAACCACCCGGAGGATCACGACGGCCCGATCATTGTCGACCACGGTGATGGTCCTCACTTTGACCGCGAGGGCCCTCAGCTGCTCGAACAGCAAGAAGAATTGGAGGAGGAGCATCGCGAGCGGGAGGAagagagcgagcgccgccttCTCCATAGCGAGTCAGAGCCGCATCACACTCGCCACGTCCACGTGCCCGGTACGCACATGTCAAGCACCCACCCCGGCTACCTGGAACACGTGCCCTCATCGGCGCTGACACCGTCAGAACTGGAGGACCCGCCTGCTGGCCATGTGGACTATGCTCCGCAGCAGGCGGTTTCGCGTTCGCAGCGGAAGCGATacccctcacccccgagACGCAGACGCAAGTCGTACTCGTCGCAGaatgtcgccgaggccgtgttCTTCAGCTACGGTGTGAGCGTCTTCTTTGGCTTcacggccggcgaggagcggaCCATCATGTCGGACTGCGAGGCCGCGGGAGCGTGGCAGCATGGtctggccgaggacgactgggaggtggaggagTTTCACTTCGTC TACGACCGCGATGCCGAGTCTCCGCGCATCTACAACGACATGTTTA CCTTCAAATCTCGCTCGCACCTGTTCAAGCTGTCGCTCGCGCATGCCATCGCCCAGTCGACCAAGCTGTCGGTGTACGAGTCGGTGATGCAGGAGTCTCTGGCCCTCACATCTTCGTTCCCGAAGGAGCTGGCTGTGACGGGCCACCTGCAGATGAACCGCATCGACGCGTTGAAGATGACTGGGAGACTGTTCCGTCTGCGCATGGACGTCAACTTGATTGGCGGTATTCTGG ACACTCCCGAGCTTTTCTGGTCCGAGGCATCCCTCTACCCGCTGTACGAGGCGATTAACCAGTACCTTGAGATTGGCCCGCGCGTGCAGGTGCTCAACGACAGGCTGAGTGTTGTCGGCGACTTG CTCGAAATCATCCACGAGTACATTGACCAGCGCGCCGTGCACCGAATCACCTGGATCATCATCTGGCTGATTCTGATCGCGTGTATTGTGCAAGTCGGCGAGGTTGTGGCACGGTTGGTCTTCCACGGCATTGAGGCGAGCGCGGTCAAGTCGTTGTTCGTGGTGCGCGGTGTGCGTGCGGCGCTGGGCAAGTAG